The genomic region CTAACTCAAGTATACTAATATCAAAATAAAACCCAACACTACTTTTGAAATCTTTGTTTGAATTTCTGCCAGGTTACTAATAACGGTGAAGCAATAAAGATCGAAGAATATGTTCCCGCAGTGATTCCGATCAATAGAGCCAACACAAAGTTTTTAATTGATTCTCCTCCAAATATCCAAAGAGCTGCAAGTGTTATCAGCACTGTCAATGAAGTGTTCATTGATCTGGCCATTGTTTCGACAACACTTGTATTAACTTCGGTAGTATAATCTACTTCTAACTTACTAATATTTTCTCTCACTCTATCAAATACTACAATTGTGTCATGAACCGAAAAGCCAATCACGGTTAGTACAGCAGTGATAAACAAACTATCAATCTCAACTCCAAAATAATACCCCAATACACTGAAACTACCAAATAAAATTAAAGCATCATGAAGCATTGCAATAATTGCAATAATCCCAAAGCTCAAAGGGTCGACTTCACTCGGCAAATTCCTAAAGGCAAAGGCAATGTAGAGCATGATTGCTATTGAAGCTATTACTAGTGCCTTAATTGCGTTCGTGGTAATCTCTGAACTAATTGAGGGACCTATTGAGTTGTAGCTCTCCTCCTTTCCACCGTTAGCTTCAATCTCACTCTTGATACTCTCCCTAACTTCCTCAGGATTATCTTGTTGATCATAACGAATCAATAAGTTTGACTGACCACTAGTAGTAATTAAATAGTTACCCAGGCTGTTACTGTTGGCAATCTCTTCAAGTTTGGGTTGATCTATACCAGAAACTTCCAACTCTTGACCTCCCTTAAAATCTAGCCCTAATTTCAGACCATGAATTGATAAAAATAATGTCAAGGGAATAACCAGTCCTAATGCAATTGAGTACCAAAGCTTTCTTCTGCCAATTATATTCATCTACCTTCCTTCCATAGACCTAATCTATTTGGTTTGGCAACACGACTCTTAACTAAGGCCATCATTAGATTTCTCGAAATTGTGATAGCTGTAAACATTGATGTCAAAATCCCAATAGCTAGTACTAGGGCGAATCCCTTGATCACTGTTGTGCCAAATTGATAAAGAATAAAACAGGTGATTAAAGAAGAAATATTAGAATCCCGAATACTAGTCCAGGCTCGCTTAAAGCCAGCCTTAAGGCTAGTATTCAAGTCTTCACCCTCTTGATACTCTTCTTTCATTCTTTCAAAAATCAAGATATTGGCATCAACTGCCATCCCAATACTTAAAATAAAAGCCGCAATTCCAGCCAATGTCATCACGATTGGGAACCCTGTCTGACTACTAATCTTGAATATTGCAATATTTAACAATGTATAAATCAATAAAGCAACGACTGCCACCAATCCCGAAAGTCGATAATAGCCAATCATAAAAATAGCTAGACCAATTAATCCAATTACCCCCGCCATCAAGCTCTTGGCAATCGAAACCGAACCCAGGCTGGCACCGATACTCCTTTGCGCTACCAGTTCAATTGGAACAGGCAAGGATCCCGCCCGAAGCAATAATGCAGTTTCTTGAGCATCTTTAGCGTCAGCAAATCCAGTCATCACCCCGCTACCATTAGTAATCGGACTACTAACCTGACCATTGAACAAAGTTCTATTATCCAAAGTGATTGCCAGCCTTGTACCATTCTGATTGATTCTGGTAGTCAAATCCCGAAATGCATCAATTGCATCATTTTTCATGGTAAACTCCACTACTATCCCACCACCTCGTCCACCGCTAGGATTGATTCCAACCCTGGCGTTTGCTAGATCCTTACCGGTCAACCCAGTCTCAACCCTCTGAGGTGTTAAGTTAGCTGGATCTTGCAAATCCTCTTCACTTAGACTTGTTAGATCCACGCTACTAGTCTCTTCATAGAAAACCAACTCTGCCGTTTGACCGATCAAGCTTACTGCCTCCGACTCATCTTGAACGCCTGGCATCTGTACTACGATCTGATCAGCTCCAGAAGTCTGAACAATGACCTCACTAGTACCAGTTGGATTAATCCGACGATTGATGACATCGATTACTCCATCTATGGCGGCTTTCTTATCTTCATCCACAATACCCTCCAGGTCAGCTTTGTATGTCAAATACAACCCACCCTGAAGATCAAGACCCTGCCTAACCTTGAGTTGACCATCACCAAATCCTGGGATTTTTGATAGAATCAAATCTTCCCTAGGAAAAACAATTATCACTAATACAATCACTAGTGCAAAAATCAAATATAAATTCCTCCTAAGTTTCATCTTGATATATAATACCTATATATTATGAATTTTGCAAAAGATGTTTATTTTTACTCTGTAGCCGTCAGTCAAAATCCCTATACTAAGCCCTTTTTACATACCTATTCATCTCACAGCCCGGATCTTAGCTCGGGTCAATTGATAATAGTACCTTTTGGCAAAAAATCCAGCCTAGGAGTAGTCTATCAAGGACTAACCTCCCCGGAGCTCAATAAACCGATCAAGCAAATCATCCGAAGTCTAGATTATCAGATACCTACTTATTATCTAGAGTGGCTAGAATGGTTCTCCAGTTACTATCAGACTCCTGCCAAACAACTCTGGTCGAGTTTCTTAATTGGCGACATAGACAAGCCCAGTCAAGCCAAGACGGATACATGGCTTAGCCTCAACCCAAAACCTTTGCCCATGAGAAATCTTAATCCCTCTCAATCACGAGTCTTTGACAAGATTAGTCATTCTCATCAACCATTTCATCTAATCAATGGTGTGACGGGGTCTGGCAAAACCGAGGTTTATATCAAGCTAATTAAGCAAGCTTTATCCCAGCAAAAATCAGCCCTTCTACTGGTGCCAGAAATCAACCTAACCGAACAGTTAATATCCAGAATCACCCCCTATTTTGAAAAGTGTTTGATCTACCACTCTCGTCTGACACCAGCCCAAAAACGAAAATACTATCAGTATCTATTATCCAGTAAAGAACCCGTTCTAATCCTCGGTACTCGTTCTGCTCTCTTGACTCCGATTCCCAAGCTCGGACTGATCATGATTGACGAAGAGCATGATCCAAGCTACAAACAAACTTCTCACCCAAAATACCAGACCAAAGTGATTGCCGCCCAATTGATTAGATTAACTGAAGGTAAGCTTATCTTAGGGAGTGCTACACCAGCGGTTGACACTAGTTTCCTAGTTAATAACCAACGAATTATACCCCATGTCTTGGCCAAAAGGGCAACCAATCTGCCCTTGCCAGAGATCATCCTAATAGATCTCAATCAGTTCAAGCAAAACATTTCTCCAGAACTAACTCAAGCAATTACCGCCCAGCTAAAAGCTGGCCAACAAAGCTTGCTATTCATCAATAGTCGAGGAACAGCTCGTTCACAAATCTGTGAAAAATGCCATCAAGCCGTAGTCTGCCCAAACTGTGGGCTAAGTCTTAGCTTTCACCAAGACAGTTTTAATCTTCGCTGTCACTATTGCGAATTCCGCACCAACCCCAATCGACCTTGCCAATTTTGTAGCTCCGGTCAGTACCGCATGATCGGATTTGGTACCAAGCAAATCGAATCTGAAATAGCTACCAGGTTCCCTCAGGCCAAACTCCTGAGATTGGATCGGGACAATACAAAACAAAACTCCCTAGATAGTCTAGTCAACCAACTTAATCAAGCGGATATTATCATTGGTACCCAAATGGTAGCCAAAGGGTGGGATTTACCAAGACTTAATCTTGTAGGAGTTTTATTGGCTGACCAGCTTTGGCAATTACCAGAATATAGTAGTAATGAAAGAGCTTATAATCTCCTGACCCAAGTCGTAGGCCGTGCTGGTAGACATCATAAGTCTGGCATAGTCTATATCCAAACCTACAATCCAAGTCACCCAATCTTACAAGATGTAATCCATCACGACTATCCTAGTTTTCTCGAATCCGAGCTATTACTTCGTCAGAAATATCACTATCCACCCTATTACTACCTGCTCAAAATCAATTTCAAAGCTCGTCAAGCCAAGACTGCCTGGCAACATGCAGTCAATACCCGTCATCAGGCATCCAGGAACACAAAGCTGATGATCAGTGATATCTTGACCCTCAAGCGTCAGGATAACCGCCAAATCCAATACCAGCTATTAATCCGGGCCAAATCTCGCTCTGAACTGCTCAAACTGATCCCTACTCTTCCCAGCAATAGTAGCTTTGAACTCGACCCAATCTCCCTTCTCTAGCCCCAAAAGAGAAAAATACAACTTGGCACCAAAATATTGTTGAGAGACAGATCTACTATGCTATACTTAAGTGCATATGATTAGGCCAATAGTTACGATAGAAAATCCACGTATTCGGATGCAATCTAAGCCAGTAGATGTAGTCGATCAGTCTATTCATGCAATTGTCCAAGACATGATTGATACAGCACTGGATTGGGAGAGTGATCGCAAAGGTGAGACTGCTGTTGCTCTAGCTGCAATCCAGATTAATGTACCACTAAGAATCCTAATCATTAGAAAGGACTTTGAGCAACCATCCAATAAGGATTTTTCAGTAATAATCAACCCTATTATCTCCGAGGAAAGTCCTTCAACCCTTCATCAGCATGAGGGTTGCCTTAGTGTACCAGATCGCTACGCCAAGCTAGATCGTCCAAAATCTTTGGTAGTCACTGGTACTAGTCTTGAAGGCAAGAGGATCAAGAAACGCTTGAGAGGATTTAGTGCCAGGATAATTCGTCATGAGGTAGATCACATGGATGGTAAGCTATTTGTTGATTACCTCAACGATACTGATAAAAAATATCGAATTGTTGATGGCGAACTTCAGGATGATTAAGAGATCAGACTTGACCAAGCCTAATATCATCTTCTTTGGCACAGGATCTTTTAGTCTAGCTATTCTCAAGGACTTGGTTCAATACACTAGAGTTGCTGGCTTTATTTGCCAACCTGGCACCCAGCCTATTCGAACATTTTGTCAATCTGAGCAGATTCCAGAGCTTGACTACCAAGATATTACTACTCAAAAATGGATTACTGATTACATCCAATCCAATAATATCAAAGTGGCTATCGTAGCTGATTACGGCAAGATCCTACCAAAAATCCTAATTGATTCCTTCCCTATGGGACTAGTCAATGTCCACGTCTCTCTATTACCCAAATATCGGGGAGGGTCACCCATTGAATACCAATTACTCAATCGTGAACAAGAAATTGGTACTAGTCTGATGCTAATTGCGCCCGAACTAGATACTGGTGCAATCCTCGCCCAAAGTACTTACCCAGATAATCCACTAGCTCTGGATAATCCTACCGCCCATCGAGAACTTGCTAGCCTTAGCAATAAGCTACTTAGATCGACTTTGCCAGAATATCTATCAGGTAAGATTGAAGCCAAGCCTCAAGACCATAGCCAGGCTAACTATGGCAAACTTCTTAAAAAATCAGATGGTAAGCTCGACCTTACTAAATCTGATCTAGAGATCGAAGCACAGATCCGAGCATTCCTGGGCTGGCCAGGGAGTTGGCTGGACTGGCAAGGCAAACGAATTATCTTGCTCAGCTCAAGCCTCAGTGATCAATCGCTTGACCTAGATCTGGTTGATGATACTTGGTCGATTAATCCTGACCGCAAAAGATTGTTCCTTAATACCAATACTAAACCACTAGAGATTGCTTCTCTCCAGGTCGCCGGCAAGAAACCAATTCTAGCCCCCGCCTTCATCAATGGGTATTTGTAGTAGTGTTAGGGTATAGTAATAACCTCGGTATTGCCATACCTTAATACCTTAAATATGGGTATTGTAGCCTCATTACCCTCAATAAATGGTTCGCCAGAAAGCCCTATGATGACTACAATAACTTCAACCACTTGATTTGACACCTCTGGATTAAATTTTTGCACTAGCCCTATTGGACTATCACCTTCTTTAATAGTCACAGTCTTTATCTCGATCAATTCAACCACAAGCTCTTCTTCAGGCCCCATATGCGGATCTAATCCAAGTTTATCGGGATTATGAATTGGGATTACTAGAAGCTCACCAACATCCCAAGTTCTTGTTGGCTCTTTGTCTGTCCTGGGATCCCCAATATACGGAAGCTTAGTGCTAGCCCAATATTGATTGTCTTCAAATGGAGTATTTTTATGATCACCGTTCCTTTCGCCATCGTCATGAGGAGTATCTGCGTGGGAAGCTGAAGTCGAACTATCTGCAAGGGGCTTATCATCCCCTGAACACTGATTGACACCAATCCCTGCTATAGCAACCAAGACTAATGCTGCTGCTCTGAATTTTAGAAAACGTCTAAATCGGTGTTTTTCTGGATCTTCTGAATCTTTGCTATCTTGTGTTGCTCTTTTTTTGTTATCATTAGCTTTACCATTCTTTTTTACATTTCTTTCTTTATGCCCTCTTGTTAGGGGGGAACCAGTAATACCTTCAACCAACCAATTAACGAATGGTAAGCAACCCTTATTCTCTTTTCCGGCTTCTCCTCCGGATGTTTTTTTCTCACCCATAATATAAACCTAATCCTTACCAGTAATTTTATCTATAGTAGTCATACCAGTGTCAAAAGCTCCACCTAGCACATCTCCTACCGTATCAGCTACACAAGTTGATACGGCCTCATTCTTATCACAAACAACATCAGTCTTACTCCCATATACTGCCAAAGCACTTAGGGCAAAATATGCAATAGCAGCCCGCGCAACAAGCTTCGATCTAGCAAATCTATTCATCAGATCAGCCATTTCGCCAATAACCCCCCCCCTCTTGACCTTCTTGCTCACTCATGCCACTAATTCTAACATTATATATACAATTTGTCAATATTATATTACTATCCAATAGTAGCAATTCTGTGATAACACAATCCTCGCCCAACAGTAGCTTTCAGTTAACAACCTACACTTGATATATCGCCATATCCCTCCAATTTCAATATCAGCATTGATAAATCCAGTCAAACAATACCAGCTTAATAATATCGGATGTCTAACATGATATTAAAGAACTAAATAGGACTACAGTTACCGAAGATTATATGTATATTGAAAAGGCTTTTTTTAAGTTGTTGATGGAAATTCTTTGACTAGAAATCCTGGTTCTTTACTGGAACTCTGCTGGAGTCTTGATTTTCTACCTTGTCTGGCTGACCATCCTCATACCCATAACATTGATTTACAGCAAGCGCGATAAATACTAGCCAAACAATCGTCACTCCCCTAAACCACCTTCTTTTTTTCTGGATTAGATTATTGGTCTTATCAAAAACCTAATCAGTAAAAACTGGTTACTTCTTAAGACTTAACAGTCTATCGGCTTGCTCTTTATTCTTGTACAACAAGACTGACAGTATAATAGCGGGCAAAACTACACTGACAAATTCCGCTAGACCAGTGCTTGGAAGTGCATTACGCTCTCCTGGTTGAACATCTTTGGAATTATCTGTGTAA from Candidatus Saccharibacteria bacterium harbors:
- the secF gene encoding protein translocase subunit SecF produces the protein MNIIGRRKLWYSIALGLVIPLTLFLSIHGLKLGLDFKGGQELEVSGIDQPKLEEIANSNSLGNYLITTSGQSNLLIRYDQQDNPEEVRESIKSEIEANGGKEESYNSIGPSISSEITTNAIKALVIASIAIMLYIAFAFRNLPSEVDPLSFGIIAIIAMLHDALILFGSFSVLGYYFGVEIDSLFITAVLTVIGFSVHDTIVVFDRVRENISKLEVDYTTEVNTSVVETMARSMNTSLTVLITLAALWIFGGESIKNFVLALLIGITAGTYSSIFIASPLLVTWQKFKQRFQK
- the secD gene encoding protein translocase subunit SecD — its product is MKLRRNLYLIFALVIVLVIIVFPREDLILSKIPGFGDGQLKVRQGLDLQGGLYLTYKADLEGIVDEDKKAAIDGVIDVINRRINPTGTSEVIVQTSGADQIVVQMPGVQDESEAVSLIGQTAELVFYEETSSVDLTSLSEEDLQDPANLTPQRVETGLTGKDLANARVGINPSGGRGGGIVVEFTMKNDAIDAFRDLTTRINQNGTRLAITLDNRTLFNGQVSSPITNGSGVMTGFADAKDAQETALLLRAGSLPVPIELVAQRSIGASLGSVSIAKSLMAGVIGLIGLAIFMIGYYRLSGLVAVVALLIYTLLNIAIFKISSQTGFPIVMTLAGIAAFILSIGMAVDANILIFERMKEEYQEGEDLNTSLKAGFKRAWTSIRDSNISSLITCFILYQFGTTVIKGFALVLAIGILTSMFTAITISRNLMMALVKSRVAKPNRLGLWKEGR
- the priA gene encoding primosomal protein N' — its product is MNFAKDVYFYSVAVSQNPYTKPFLHTYSSHSPDLSSGQLIIVPFGKKSSLGVVYQGLTSPELNKPIKQIIRSLDYQIPTYYLEWLEWFSSYYQTPAKQLWSSFLIGDIDKPSQAKTDTWLSLNPKPLPMRNLNPSQSRVFDKISHSHQPFHLINGVTGSGKTEVYIKLIKQALSQQKSALLLVPEINLTEQLISRITPYFEKCLIYHSRLTPAQKRKYYQYLLSSKEPVLILGTRSALLTPIPKLGLIMIDEEHDPSYKQTSHPKYQTKVIAAQLIRLTEGKLILGSATPAVDTSFLVNNQRIIPHVLAKRATNLPLPEIILIDLNQFKQNISPELTQAITAQLKAGQQSLLFINSRGTARSQICEKCHQAVVCPNCGLSLSFHQDSFNLRCHYCEFRTNPNRPCQFCSSGQYRMIGFGTKQIESEIATRFPQAKLLRLDRDNTKQNSLDSLVNQLNQADIIIGTQMVAKGWDLPRLNLVGVLLADQLWQLPEYSSNERAYNLLTQVVGRAGRHHKSGIVYIQTYNPSHPILQDVIHHDYPSFLESELLLRQKYHYPPYYYLLKINFKARQAKTAWQHAVNTRHQASRNTKLMISDILTLKRQDNRQIQYQLLIRAKSRSELLKLIPTLPSNSSFELDPISLL
- the def gene encoding peptide deformylase — translated: MIRPIVTIENPRIRMQSKPVDVVDQSIHAIVQDMIDTALDWESDRKGETAVALAAIQINVPLRILIIRKDFEQPSNKDFSVIINPIISEESPSTLHQHEGCLSVPDRYAKLDRPKSLVVTGTSLEGKRIKKRLRGFSARIIRHEVDHMDGKLFVDYLNDTDKKYRIVDGELQDD
- a CDS encoding methionyl-tRNA formyltransferase; translated protein: MIKRSDLTKPNIIFFGTGSFSLAILKDLVQYTRVAGFICQPGTQPIRTFCQSEQIPELDYQDITTQKWITDYIQSNNIKVAIVADYGKILPKILIDSFPMGLVNVHVSLLPKYRGGSPIEYQLLNREQEIGTSLMLIAPELDTGAILAQSTYPDNPLALDNPTAHRELASLSNKLLRSTLPEYLSGKIEAKPQDHSQANYGKLLKKSDGKLDLTKSDLEIEAQIRAFLGWPGSWLDWQGKRIILLSSSLSDQSLDLDLVDDTWSINPDRKRLFLNTNTKPLEIASLQVAGKKPILAPAFINGYL